Proteins from a single region of Streptomyces sp. HUAS 15-9:
- the pqqD gene encoding pyrroloquinoline quinone biosynthesis peptide chaperone PqqD → MTAEAPPHWRPGLAPAVLLRHDRVRGTDLLVMPERVVVLTGQAGTVLGLCDGERDVRRIVEVLGARFPGSPVATDVAVFLGRMRAEGWLR, encoded by the coding sequence ATGACGGCGGAAGCCCCGCCGCACTGGCGCCCCGGACTCGCCCCTGCCGTACTGCTGCGGCACGACCGGGTGCGCGGCACCGATCTGCTGGTCATGCCGGAACGCGTGGTGGTCCTGACCGGGCAGGCCGGCACCGTCCTCGGCCTGTGCGACGGTGAGCGCGACGTCCGGCGGATCGTCGAGGTGTTGGGGGCACGCTTCCCCGGATCCCCGGTGGCCACCGACGTTGCGGTGTTCCTCGGCCGGATGCGGGCCGAGGGCTGGCTGCGATGA
- the pqqE gene encoding pyrroloquinoline quinone biosynthesis protein PqqE, translated as MTRVPRPWALLAELTHACPLRCPYCSNPLELTRRSRELSTDQWADVMRQAGDLGVVSTHLSGGEPLLRHGLEAIVAAADSAGIHTQLVTSGLGLDQARLTELLAAGLRSVQLSVQHADPVSSDRIAGRRSFAAKERAAALVRQAGLPLGVNVVLHRDNLDAIDVLVRRALEWGADRIELANTQFYGWALRNRAALMPSRDQLRRAAETVARWRERLAGRTELVWVVPDYVDGVAKPCMGGWGAVSLTVTPDGTVLPCPAAATLPGLDPPNVANRPLAWIWEHSGAFEQYRGTDWMHEPCRSCPRRDEDFGGCRCQAFALTGDATRTDPACRLSPDHDLVEKAVAAKGSGSGYQYRAYADRETR; from the coding sequence ATGACCCGCGTGCCACGGCCCTGGGCCCTGCTCGCCGAGCTGACGCATGCCTGCCCGCTGCGCTGCCCGTACTGCTCCAATCCGCTGGAACTGACCCGCCGATCACGTGAGTTGTCCACGGACCAGTGGGCGGACGTGATGCGACAGGCCGGGGACCTGGGCGTCGTCAGCACCCATCTGTCCGGCGGGGAGCCGCTGTTGCGCCACGGCCTGGAGGCGATCGTCGCCGCGGCCGACTCCGCGGGGATCCACACACAGCTCGTCACCAGCGGGCTGGGACTGGACCAGGCCCGGCTGACCGAGCTCCTGGCGGCGGGACTGCGCAGCGTACAACTGTCGGTGCAGCACGCGGACCCCGTCTCCTCCGACCGGATCGCCGGGCGCCGTTCGTTCGCCGCCAAGGAACGCGCGGCCGCGCTGGTCCGGCAGGCAGGCCTTCCCCTGGGGGTCAACGTCGTCCTGCACCGCGACAACCTCGACGCGATCGACGTCCTGGTGCGACGGGCACTGGAGTGGGGCGCGGACCGGATCGAGCTGGCCAACACCCAGTTCTATGGCTGGGCCCTGCGCAACCGTGCCGCACTCATGCCGAGCCGCGACCAGCTGCGCCGCGCGGCGGAGACCGTGGCACGGTGGCGGGAGCGGCTGGCCGGACGCACCGAGCTCGTCTGGGTCGTACCGGACTATGTCGACGGAGTCGCGAAACCGTGCATGGGCGGCTGGGGAGCGGTGTCGCTCACGGTCACTCCGGACGGCACCGTGCTGCCCTGTCCGGCCGCGGCGACCCTGCCCGGCCTCGATCCGCCCAATGTCGCCAACAGGCCGCTCGCATGGATCTGGGAGCACTCCGGCGCCTTCGAGCAGTACCGCGGCACGGATTGGATGCACGAACCCTGCCGCAGCTGCCCGCGCCGTGACGAGGACTTCGGAGGCTGCCGCTGCCAGGCCTTCGCACTCACCGGCGACGCCACCCGCACCGACCCGGCGTGCCGCCTGTCCCCGGACCACGACCTGGTGGAGAAGGCGGTGGCCGCGAAGGGAAGCGGGTCCGGCTATCAATACCGGGCGTACGCGGACCGCGAGACGCGCTGA